In the genome of Bacteroidota bacterium, one region contains:
- the uvrC gene encoding excinuclease ABC subunit UvrC, producing the protein MHTPHLKDIISSLPETPGIYKYFDKEGNLIYIGKAKSLKKRVSSYFNKNHYENRKTAVMVGRIVDIHFTLVETEIDALLLENSLIKKFQPKFNINLKDDKTYPFICVKRERFPRIFPTRNPIKDGSEYFGPYASGGMMHTILDLIKTIYPLRNCTLNLSDKNIKELKFKTCLEFDIGNCKAPCVGLMSEEEYNQNIKNIKSILRGNLSEVKIHLKNLMQSAAKDLKFEEAARYKRKLDVLENYQSKSTIVTGILNDVDVFSIVSDEKFAFINYLKVSNGIIIQTQTFEVKKKMEESDAELLSLAIAEVRDEYHSTSKEIIVPFDLDWSDDKIEITTPKLGDRKKLLELSLKNALYYKKDKLAKYELVNPDLKVERILTQMKNDLRLKDLPHHIECFDNSNLQGTNPVSACVVFKDAKPSKKDYRIFNVKTVEGPNDFATMEEVIYRRYKRLLEEEQPLPNLIIIDGGKGQLSSAIASLHKLNLYGKIPVIGIAKRLEELYYPEDEFPLYIDKKSETLKIIQQLRDEAHRFGITNHRNRRSKNTFVTELENIKGIGPETAKMLLKELKSVKKIQEADMDLLTNIIGAAKAKLVKEYFNE; encoded by the coding sequence ATGCATACGCCACATTTAAAAGATATTATTAGTTCGCTTCCCGAAACACCAGGTATTTATAAGTATTTCGATAAAGAAGGCAATCTTATATACATTGGTAAAGCCAAGAGTCTTAAAAAAAGAGTAAGCAGCTATTTTAATAAAAACCATTACGAAAACCGCAAAACGGCTGTGATGGTGGGTCGTATTGTTGATATACATTTTACTTTAGTTGAAACAGAAATAGATGCGTTGTTGCTGGAGAACTCGCTTATTAAAAAGTTTCAGCCTAAGTTCAACATCAACCTTAAAGACGATAAAACATATCCTTTTATTTGTGTAAAGCGCGAACGATTCCCCAGGATTTTTCCAACACGCAATCCCATAAAAGATGGAAGCGAGTATTTTGGTCCGTATGCTTCGGGCGGTATGATGCATACCATTTTAGATTTAATTAAAACCATTTACCCCTTACGCAATTGCACCTTAAACTTAAGCGATAAAAATATTAAAGAGTTAAAATTTAAAACCTGCTTAGAGTTTGATATAGGTAATTGCAAAGCACCCTGTGTGGGTTTAATGAGCGAAGAGGAATACAACCAAAATATAAAAAACATAAAAAGTATTTTACGTGGTAACTTAAGTGAAGTAAAAATACATTTAAAAAACCTGATGCAATCAGCGGCTAAGGATTTGAAGTTTGAAGAGGCCGCACGTTATAAAAGAAAGTTAGATGTATTAGAAAATTACCAGAGCAAATCAACCATAGTAACAGGTATTTTAAATGATGTAGATGTATTCAGCATAGTAAGCGATGAGAAGTTTGCCTTTATTAATTACCTGAAAGTTTCCAATGGTATTATTATTCAAACCCAAACGTTTGAGGTTAAAAAGAAAATGGAGGAAAGCGATGCTGAACTGTTGAGTTTGGCTATTGCCGAAGTGCGCGATGAATACCATAGTACCAGCAAAGAAATTATAGTTCCGTTTGATTTAGACTGGAGCGATGATAAAATAGAAATAACCACTCCTAAGTTAGGCGACAGGAAAAAGCTGTTGGAGCTTTCACTTAAAAATGCATTGTATTACAAAAAGGATAAGCTGGCTAAATATGAACTGGTAAATCCGGATTTAAAAGTGGAGCGTATACTAACACAAATGAAAAACGATTTGCGTTTAAAAGACCTGCCACACCATATAGAATGTTTTGATAACAGTAACTTACAGGGAACAAATCCGGTGTCGGCATGCGTAGTATTTAAAGATGCGAAACCAAGTAAAAAGGATTACCGCATTTTTAACGTAAAAACAGTAGAAGGGCCAAACGATTTTGCAACCATGGAGGAAGTAATTTACAGGCGCTACAAACGTTTGTTAGAGGAAGAACAGCCATTACCCAATTTAATTATTATAGACGGGGGAAAAGGGCAGTTAAGTTCAGCCATTGCAAGCTTACATAAACTAAATTTATACGGCAAAATACCTGTTATAGGCATAGCCAAAAGGTTAGAAGAATTGTATTATCCCGAAGATGAGTTTCCGTTGTATATTGATAAGAAATCAGAAACACTTAAAATTATACAACAATTGCGCGATGAGGCACACAGGTTTGGTATAACCAACCATAGAAACAGGCGCAGTAAAAACACGTTTGTAACCGAATTGGAGAACATAAAAGGAATAGGCCCGGAAACGGCTAAAATGCTGTTAAAAGAGCTTAAATCAGTAAAGAAAATTCAGGAAGCTGATATGGATTTATTAACCAATATTATTGGTGCAGCAAAAGCCAAACTGGTGAAAGAATATTTTAACGAGTAA
- a CDS encoding energy transducer TonB yields the protein MNILNQPNNNLDELVFENRNKAYGAYVLRKEYPSNLKRSFLITFITPVAIILFSIIYNQLHGDVVTVNPIDKANAGDTVIVIVMPAKKDKEQIEEMYKPKATKNADNGNYHVRRDAEARIVPSDSFVRSTLIDEPIGNPSGPSSALPTGGKSLAGNNEGNEDGTFMEGVEQMPEFNGDLYEYLGEEINYPPVALQNNVQGKVLVSFVVDKDGKVKDATVLKGIGFGCDEEAIRVIKSMPDWSAGMQNKRKVSVRMIIPIMFQVTD from the coding sequence ATGAACATACTTAATCAACCGAACAATAACCTAGATGAGTTAGTGTTTGAAAACAGAAACAAAGCCTACGGAGCTTATGTGTTGCGTAAAGAGTATCCTTCTAATTTAAAGCGTAGCTTTCTTATTACATTTATTACCCCTGTTGCTATTATTTTGTTCTCTATTATCTACAACCAGTTGCATGGTGATGTGGTTACTGTTAATCCTATTGATAAAGCTAATGCAGGTGATACTGTAATTGTAATTGTGATGCCTGCTAAAAAAGATAAAGAACAGATAGAAGAAATGTATAAACCAAAGGCTACAAAAAATGCTGATAATGGAAATTACCATGTAAGGCGCGATGCAGAGGCAAGAATAGTTCCTTCGGATTCATTTGTGCGTAGTACTTTGATAGATGAACCAATTGGTAATCCTTCAGGACCTTCTTCAGCTTTACCTACCGGAGGGAAAAGTCTTGCTGGTAATAATGAAGGTAACGAAGATGGAACTTTTATGGAAGGAGTGGAGCAAATGCCGGAATTTAATGGCGATTTGTATGAGTATTTAGGCGAAGAAATTAATTACCCACCGGTAGCATTGCAAAACAATGTACAAGGAAAAGTATTGGTTTCATTTGTGGTAGATAAAGATGGAAAAGTAAAAGATGCAACTGTATTAAAAGGTATTGGTTTTGGTTGCGATGAAGAAGCCATTCGTGTTATAAAAAGTATGCCCGATTGGAGCGCAGGTATGCAAAACAAAAGAAAAGTATCAGTGAGAATGATTATACCTATTATGTTCCAGGTAACTGATTAG
- a CDS encoding homogentisate 1,2-dioxygenase, with translation MPFYHKQGQIPPKRHTQFRKPDGSLYSEELVSTEGFSSLYSLVYHCHPPTLVKEIGEAYSIAPKAAIEKNLQNRSFLTFKTAPVDDYLKSRVYTLFNNDVYLASAAPRKSMTDYFFKNADADEVIFIHEGTGILKTVYGQIPFEYGDYLVIPRGTIYQLHFETEQNRLFITESFSPICPPKRYLNKHGQLLEHSPYCERDIKLPELKETFDQTGDFKVLIKKQDMIFPYTYATHPFDVIGWDGFQYPYGFSIHNYEPITGRVHMPPPIHQTFEGHNFVICSFVPRLYDYHPLSIPAPYNHSNVDSDEVLYYVDGDFMSRKHVERGMISLHPKGIPHGPHPGTVEKSIGKTETKELAVMIDPFYPLKITEAAMQMEDPGYYKTWVE, from the coding sequence ATGCCATTTTACCATAAACAAGGACAAATACCCCCTAAACGTCACACACAATTTAGAAAACCTGACGGCAGTTTATATTCAGAAGAACTTGTTTCAACTGAAGGTTTTAGCAGCTTATACTCGTTGGTATACCATTGCCATCCGCCTACGCTGGTTAAAGAAATTGGCGAAGCATACAGTATTGCACCTAAAGCGGCTATTGAAAAGAACTTACAAAACCGTAGTTTTTTAACTTTTAAAACTGCTCCTGTGGACGATTATTTAAAAAGCCGTGTATATACACTTTTTAATAACGATGTGTATTTGGCTTCGGCTGCGCCACGCAAAAGCATGACTGATTATTTTTTTAAAAATGCGGATGCTGATGAGGTAATATTTATACACGAAGGAACGGGTATTTTAAAAACGGTATACGGGCAAATTCCATTTGAATATGGTGACTATTTGGTAATACCTCGTGGAACTATTTACCAGTTGCATTTTGAAACGGAACAAAACAGGTTATTCATTACGGAGTCTTTCTCTCCTATTTGTCCACCAAAACGTTATTTAAATAAACACGGACAATTACTAGAACATTCACCATACTGCGAGCGTGATATAAAATTACCTGAGCTGAAAGAAACTTTTGACCAAACAGGTGATTTTAAAGTTTTAATTAAAAAACAGGATATGATTTTCCCTTATACCTATGCTACGCATCCTTTTGATGTAATAGGTTGGGATGGTTTCCAATATCCTTATGGTTTTAGTATTCATAATTACGAACCAATAACAGGCCGTGTGCACATGCCACCTCCTATTCACCAAACATTTGAAGGACACAATTTTGTAATTTGTTCTTTTGTGCCTCGTTTATATGATTACCACCCGCTTTCTATTCCTGCGCCTTATAACCACAGTAATGTAGACAGTGATGAGGTATTGTATTATGTGGATGGCGATTTTATGAGCCGTAAACATGTGGAACGTGGAATGATTAGTTTACATCCGAAAGGAATTCCGCATGGCCCGCACCCGGGCACGGTTGAAAAATCGATTGGTAAAACGGAAACGAAAGAACTGGCGGTAATGATTGATCCTTTTTATCCTTTAAAAATAACGGAAGCCGCTATGCAAATGGAAGACCCCGGTTATTATAAAACCTGGGTTGAGTAA
- a CDS encoding tetratricopeptide repeat protein, protein MHNKTIIFLLNILLIASCANNNSKQTSSSIDSIAIKAGAQDLSNEILNNPSKAELYYDRGTKYYNAKVMDRAALDFNDACTLDSLNPLYFFMAARANYALNKTILAAKNYEKAISLKPDFVDAQIKLADLYYITKEHQKSINLANSILANDKNNGYAYHLRAINLKDLGDTARAISNFQKAIELDNNDYDSHMILATLMLAQGNKAALEYINAALRIRPNAPDAFFARATFWQQRKEYKMALIDYKKVIKYNPDYFQCYYNVGYINFETNFLKEAIVNFDMCVRMANDYLPAYYMRGLCYEGLNDYENARLNYEFVLKYNPDYELAQLGMKRIAGKK, encoded by the coding sequence ATGCATAACAAAACCATTATTTTCTTACTCAATATACTGCTCATTGCTTCGTGCGCTAATAACAATAGCAAACAAACAAGTAGCTCTATTGATTCCATAGCCATAAAAGCAGGGGCACAGGATTTATCGAACGAAATATTGAATAATCCCAGTAAAGCAGAGTTGTATTACGACCGAGGTACAAAATACTATAATGCCAAAGTAATGGACAGAGCCGCATTAGATTTTAACGATGCCTGCACCTTAGACTCACTTAATCCATTGTATTTTTTTATGGCAGCACGTGCTAACTATGCTTTGAATAAGACCATACTGGCGGCAAAAAACTACGAAAAAGCCATATCCTTAAAACCGGATTTTGTAGATGCACAAATTAAACTGGCCGACTTATATTATATTACCAAAGAGCACCAAAAATCAATAAACCTAGCCAATAGCATATTGGCCAACGATAAAAACAACGGATATGCTTATCATTTACGTGCCATTAACTTAAAAGACCTTGGCGATACAGCCAGAGCCATTAGTAATTTTCAAAAAGCCATAGAGTTGGATAATAACGATTACGATAGCCACATGATTTTGGCTACACTGATGTTAGCACAAGGTAACAAGGCCGCACTGGAATATATTAATGCAGCTTTGCGTATAAGGCCCAATGCACCTGATGCTTTTTTTGCAAGGGCTACTTTTTGGCAACAACGCAAAGAATACAAAATGGCTTTAATTGATTACAAAAAAGTAATTAAATATAATCCCGATTATTTTCAATGCTATTATAACGTAGGCTATATAAATTTTGAAACCAATTTTTTAAAAGAAGCCATTGTTAATTTTGATATGTGTGTACGTATGGCTAACGATTATTTACCAGCCTACTACATGCGCGGGCTTTGCTATGAGGGTTTAAACGATTACGAAAATGCCCGTTTAAACTATGAGTTTGTATTAAAATACAATCCTGATTACGAATTAGCCCAACTGGGAATGAAACGCATTGCAGGTAAAAAATAA